In Trichocoleus desertorum NBK24, the following are encoded in one genomic region:
- a CDS encoding NAD(P)(+) transhydrogenase (Re/Si-specific) subunit beta, which yields MSYFGSTGIELSYLIASSLFIIGLKRLGSPATARQGNTIAAVGMLIAIVVTLLDRNVLNYEMILLGIAAGSVIGAIAAQRVAMTEMPQMVGLLNGLGGAASALVAIAEFWRLLGTAAAVPLEATITTILGVLIGGVTLTGSLVAFAKLQGIMPGAPITFKLQQPFNLSLLLIFLAGSAYLIVEPHNASIFLGLVGISLLLGVLFVIPIGGADTPVVISLLNSYSGLAASAAGFILGNNMLIIAGALVGASGIILTQIMCKAMNRSLTNVLFSAFGSGASATTAEGAQGDKVIHSIDPEEGAMMLGYARSVVIVPGYGMAVAQAQHSVRELADQLERLNVTVKYAIHPVAGRMPGHMNVLLAEANVPYPQLCDMEDINPDLDRTDVALVIGANDVVNPAARDNASSPIYGMPILEVDKALHTIVIKRGMSTGFAGVDNDLFYKDKTMMMFGGAKEVVDKLVSEVKQL from the coding sequence ATGAGCTACTTTGGTTCTACTGGTATCGAACTGAGCTACTTAATTGCCTCTTCTCTATTCATTATTGGTCTGAAGCGTTTAGGATCGCCCGCTACAGCTCGCCAAGGCAATACGATCGCGGCAGTTGGGATGTTAATCGCCATCGTCGTTACCTTGCTTGATCGCAACGTCCTCAACTACGAAATGATTTTGTTGGGGATCGCGGCTGGCTCTGTGATTGGCGCGATCGCGGCCCAAAGAGTCGCCATGACCGAAATGCCCCAGATGGTGGGTCTGCTCAATGGGTTGGGTGGTGCGGCCTCCGCTCTAGTCGCGATCGCTGAATTTTGGCGACTCCTTGGCACTGCCGCCGCAGTGCCCCTAGAAGCCACAATCACCACCATTTTAGGAGTACTAATTGGCGGGGTAACGCTCACGGGTAGTTTGGTTGCTTTCGCCAAGTTGCAAGGCATTATGCCCGGTGCTCCTATTACTTTCAAGTTGCAACAGCCTTTCAACCTTTCGCTCTTGCTGATCTTTTTGGCAGGCAGTGCTTACCTAATAGTTGAACCTCACAACGCTTCTATCTTTCTAGGATTGGTTGGCATTTCCTTACTTTTGGGGGTGCTATTTGTGATCCCGATTGGAGGGGCAGATACGCCAGTCGTTATTTCGCTACTGAACTCCTACTCTGGCTTGGCGGCTAGTGCAGCAGGGTTCATCCTGGGTAACAACATGCTGATCATCGCGGGTGCTTTGGTTGGTGCCTCGGGGATCATCCTGACGCAGATTATGTGTAAGGCGATGAACCGATCGCTCACTAATGTGTTGTTTAGTGCTTTTGGCAGTGGTGCTTCTGCAACTACAGCCGAAGGCGCTCAGGGTGACAAAGTGATTCACTCCATCGACCCAGAAGAAGGTGCAATGATGCTGGGCTATGCTCGCTCAGTGGTGATTGTACCGGGATATGGCATGGCAGTTGCTCAAGCTCAACACTCAGTCCGAGAGCTGGCTGACCAATTGGAAAGACTGAATGTGACTGTGAAGTACGCTATCCATCCGGTAGCGGGTCGGATGCCTGGGCACATGAACGTGTTGCTAGCAGAAGCGAATGTGCCTTACCCCCAGCTCTGCGACATGGAAGATATTAACCCAGACCTCGATCGCACGGATGTAGCTCTGGTAATTGGAGCCAACGATGTCGTGAATCCAGCGGCACGGGATAATGCCAGCAGCCCGATCTACGGTATGCCTATCTTAGAAGTAGACAAGGCACTCCACACAATTGTGATTAAGCGAGGAATGAGCACAGGCTTTGCGGGAGTAGATAATGATCTGTTCTACAAAGACAAAACGATGATGATGTTTGGCGGTGCCAAAGAAGTGGTAGATAAGTTGGTTTCCGAAGTGAAGCAACTCTAG
- the rpmH gene encoding 50S ribosomal protein L34: MTKRTFGGTSRKRKRTSGFRARMRTKNGQRVIKARRQKGRQRLAV, encoded by the coding sequence ATGACTAAGCGCACTTTTGGTGGCACCTCTCGAAAAAGAAAAAGAACTTCCGGATTCCGGGCTCGTATGCGCACTAAGAATGGCCAGCGAGTCATCAAAGCCCGCAGACAAAAAGGCCGTCAACGTCTTGCAGTCTAG
- a CDS encoding NAD(P) transhydrogenase subunit alpha yields MAAGLIAGLVVFVLASFVGVEVINKVPPTLHTPLMSGSNAISGIAVIGALLVAGPRDSNLSVILGLIAIVLATINVVGGFLVTDRMLQMFKKKEVKA; encoded by the coding sequence ATGGCAGCAGGATTAATTGCAGGACTCGTCGTTTTTGTCCTTGCCTCTTTTGTAGGGGTGGAAGTAATCAACAAAGTACCACCCACGCTCCACACCCCCCTGATGTCTGGCTCTAATGCCATCTCTGGGATCGCTGTGATTGGCGCGCTTCTGGTAGCTGGTCCTAGAGATTCAAACCTAAGCGTCATTTTGGGCTTGATTGCCATTGTGCTCGCAACGATCAACGTGGTTGGTGGCTTTCTAGTGACAGACCGGATGCTGCAAATGTTTAAGAAAAAAGAGGTGAAGGCATGA
- the rnpA gene encoding ribonuclease P protein component: protein MSLPQLNRLKRRQDFSAVYQGGIRRSTAHLTLRALNKQGHFNHSSHSQVLPTQIGISVSQKVSKRAVVRNRIKRQIRAALRQFLPKLSLGWQLVVVVRPAAIQCDYHQILRELEQLLADAEVLR, encoded by the coding sequence GTGTCCCTGCCCCAGTTAAATCGGCTCAAACGGCGACAAGATTTTAGCGCTGTCTATCAAGGTGGAATTCGTCGCTCAACCGCGCATCTAACCTTACGAGCCTTAAATAAACAAGGCCATTTCAACCATTCCAGCCACTCTCAAGTATTACCCACTCAAATTGGTATTTCTGTTAGTCAGAAAGTCAGTAAACGTGCCGTAGTACGCAATCGCATTAAGCGGCAGATTCGGGCTGCTCTGCGACAATTTTTGCCTAAGTTATCCTTGGGATGGCAGCTGGTGGTTGTGGTACGTCCCGCAGCCATTCAGTGCGATTATCATCAAATTCTGCGAGAATTAGAGCAGTTGTTGGCAGATGCTGAGGTCTTACGATAA
- a CDS encoding Re/Si-specific NAD(P)(+) transhydrogenase subunit alpha — protein sequence MKIAVAKESEVGERRVALIPDTVARLVKQGIEVLVEAGAGERACFSDDTYEAAGARIVSDTAALWGEADVLLKVSPLQERGDGQHEADLLREGQVVIAFLDPLGTPTLAQRLADRKVTAFSMEMIPRTTRAQSMDALSSQASVAGYKAVLIAAAALPKYFPMLTTAAGTIRPAKVFIMGAGVAGLQAIATARRLGAVVEAFDIRPAVKEEVQSLGAKFIEVPIEEDTVAAGGYAKEISEAAKQRSREVVAEHVKTADAVITTAQVPGRKAPLLVTEEMVAQMKPGSVIVDLAAEQGGNCACTKPGKDVLVNGVTVIGPINLPSSVPIHASQMYAKNVLTLVQYLVKDQALNLNFDDDIIDAACITHAGEIRNQRIKDALAAANEQVMERSH from the coding sequence ATGAAAATAGCAGTTGCTAAAGAAAGTGAAGTCGGTGAGCGTCGGGTTGCCTTGATCCCAGATACGGTTGCTCGTTTGGTGAAGCAAGGAATAGAAGTTTTGGTTGAAGCGGGGGCTGGGGAACGAGCTTGCTTCTCAGATGATACCTATGAAGCTGCTGGAGCCAGAATTGTAAGCGATACAGCGGCTCTTTGGGGAGAGGCTGACGTGCTTCTGAAAGTATCCCCGCTTCAAGAACGTGGGGATGGACAGCATGAGGCCGATTTGCTGCGAGAGGGCCAAGTAGTCATTGCTTTTCTTGATCCCCTAGGGACTCCGACCTTGGCTCAGCGGTTGGCCGATCGCAAAGTGACAGCCTTCAGTATGGAAATGATTCCACGTACCACGCGAGCGCAAAGTATGGATGCTTTGTCGTCTCAAGCGAGTGTGGCGGGTTATAAAGCTGTTTTGATTGCTGCTGCCGCCTTGCCCAAGTACTTCCCGATGTTGACCACAGCAGCAGGAACGATCCGACCTGCCAAGGTGTTTATCATGGGAGCGGGAGTGGCAGGTTTGCAAGCGATCGCCACTGCTCGCCGCTTGGGTGCTGTGGTAGAAGCATTTGATATTCGTCCTGCGGTGAAGGAAGAAGTGCAAAGCTTGGGCGCGAAATTTATCGAAGTCCCAATCGAAGAAGATACGGTGGCGGCAGGTGGATATGCCAAAGAAATTTCTGAGGCCGCTAAACAGCGATCGCGTGAAGTAGTTGCTGAGCATGTCAAGACCGCCGATGCTGTGATCACCACCGCTCAAGTTCCTGGCAGAAAAGCACCCCTGCTCGTCACTGAAGAAATGGTGGCTCAAATGAAACCAGGTTCAGTGATCGTGGATTTAGCCGCAGAGCAAGGCGGCAACTGCGCCTGTACCAAGCCAGGAAAGGACGTACTAGTCAATGGCGTGACTGTCATTGGCCCTATTAACCTGCCTTCTTCTGTGCCTATTCACGCCAGCCAGATGTATGCCAAGAACGTCTTGACCTTGGTGCAGTACTTGGTGAAAGACCAAGCGCTAAATCTGAACTTTGACGACGACATTATTGATGCGGCTTGTATCACCCATGCGGGAGAAATTCGCAACCAGCGGATTAAGGATGCCTTGGCAGCAGCAAACGAACAAGTAATGGAAAGGAGCCACTAA
- a CDS encoding DUF2808 domain-containing protein → MFSKKLMARSAFSTLAIAGCLLGAIPAVTLANSLPGLTIFSGVKPEYRLSYRLDFGGHTNGWDRYRLRVPAKKMKLAVAQFSITYPDYYKGKFDQKDMEIRVKGKSVPLQEVNWNKESRVIELIPQEPIPANSPVELVFSNVKNPSSPGIFYFNCQILSPGDVPLLRYLGTWELSVG, encoded by the coding sequence ATGTTCTCTAAAAAATTGATGGCTCGCAGCGCTTTTTCCACCCTCGCGATCGCAGGTTGTTTATTGGGTGCAATCCCTGCTGTCACGCTAGCTAACAGCTTGCCTGGATTGACCATCTTTAGCGGCGTCAAGCCAGAATATCGGCTCAGCTACCGCTTGGACTTTGGGGGCCATACTAACGGTTGGGATCGCTATCGCCTCCGAGTTCCAGCCAAGAAAATGAAATTGGCAGTTGCCCAATTCAGTATTACCTATCCCGACTATTACAAAGGCAAATTCGATCAAAAAGACATGGAGATTCGGGTAAAAGGTAAGAGCGTACCCCTCCAAGAAGTCAATTGGAATAAAGAAAGTCGAGTTATTGAACTGATTCCTCAAGAACCCATTCCTGCCAACAGTCCTGTTGAGTTGGTATTTTCCAACGTCAAGAATCCTTCTAGCCCTGGCATTTTTTACTTCAATTGTCAGATTTTGTCCCCCGGAGATGTGCCGCTATTGCGCTACTTAGGCACTTGGGAACTCAGCGTCGGCTAA
- a CDS encoding glycoside hydrolase 100 family protein: MGKATLEQQASEAAKSTLDQQAWEALEQSIIYYQDRPVGTVAARDPELTALNYDQCFIRDFVSSALVFLIRGKTDIVRNFLEETLKLQPKKRQFDCSKPGRGLMPASFKVESSHGHERLKADFGEHAIARVAPVDSCLWWLILLRAYFKATHDEELVSREDFQQGIRLIVELCLVARFDMYPTLLVPDGACMIDRRMGLYGHPLEIQSLFYAALRSAQELLLPTKHNRYFIDAVNSRLEPVTKHIRENYWLDTHRLNVIYRYKVEEYGEQALNQFNIYSDSIPFYQLTEWLPTEGGYLAGNLGPSQIDCRFFAVGNLMAVLSGLSSKKQSQGILQLIESRWEDLVGDMPMKLCYPALEDQGWKILTGCDPKNRPWSYHNGGSWPVLLWMLAAAAQKAGRPEIGKQALKIAEDRLAEDEWPEYYDGKNGRLIGKEARRYQTWTIAGYLLAKEIIQKPSNLSFICFEELEFA; this comes from the coding sequence TTGGGCAAAGCAACTCTAGAACAACAAGCATCAGAAGCGGCCAAATCAACGCTCGATCAACAGGCATGGGAAGCCCTAGAACAGTCCATTATTTATTACCAAGACCGTCCTGTAGGTACAGTGGCGGCTCGCGATCCAGAACTCACAGCCCTTAACTACGATCAGTGCTTCATTCGTGACTTTGTTTCTTCTGCCCTCGTCTTCCTGATCAGGGGCAAAACCGACATTGTTCGCAATTTCCTAGAAGAAACCCTGAAGCTGCAACCTAAAAAACGCCAGTTTGACTGCTCCAAACCAGGCCGTGGCTTGATGCCAGCCAGCTTCAAGGTTGAGTCATCTCACGGGCATGAACGGCTCAAGGCAGATTTTGGGGAACATGCGATCGCTAGGGTTGCTCCGGTTGACTCTTGCCTATGGTGGCTAATTTTGCTCCGGGCCTATTTCAAAGCCACCCACGACGAAGAATTGGTCAGTCGAGAAGACTTCCAGCAAGGAATTCGGCTGATTGTTGAGCTTTGCCTGGTTGCTCGGTTCGATATGTACCCCACACTGCTGGTTCCTGACGGCGCTTGCATGATTGACCGTCGCATGGGGCTTTATGGGCACCCGCTAGAAATTCAATCTCTGTTTTATGCCGCGTTGCGCTCTGCCCAAGAGTTGTTGCTGCCCACCAAGCACAATCGCTATTTCATCGACGCTGTCAACTCTCGCTTGGAGCCAGTCACTAAGCACATCCGCGAAAACTACTGGCTCGACACCCACCGCCTCAACGTCATTTACCGCTACAAAGTAGAAGAATACGGCGAGCAAGCACTCAACCAGTTCAATATCTACTCCGATTCCATTCCGTTCTATCAACTCACCGAGTGGCTACCTACCGAAGGTGGCTACTTAGCAGGCAACCTCGGCCCCTCCCAAATTGACTGCCGTTTCTTTGCCGTGGGTAACCTGATGGCTGTACTTTCTGGCCTGTCGAGCAAGAAGCAATCTCAAGGAATTTTGCAGCTGATCGAGTCTCGTTGGGAAGATCTCGTTGGAGACATGCCGATGAAGCTTTGTTATCCAGCCCTAGAAGATCAAGGCTGGAAAATCCTGACTGGATGTGACCCCAAAAATCGGCCTTGGTCTTATCACAATGGCGGCAGTTGGCCTGTTTTACTTTGGATGTTAGCGGCAGCAGCCCAGAAAGCAGGTCGGCCAGAAATTGGCAAACAAGCTCTCAAAATTGCCGAGGATCGCTTAGCTGAGGATGAATGGCCCGAATATTATGACGGCAAAAACGGGCGACTGATTGGTAAAGAAGCCAGAAGATACCAAACCTGGACAATCGCGGGTTATTTACTCGCCAAAGAGATCATTCAGAAACCCAGCAACCTCTCCTTCATCTGCTTCGAGGAATTGGAGTTCGCTTAA